In the Flavobacterium sp. J372 genome, one interval contains:
- the gldJ gene encoding gliding motility lipoprotein GldJ yields the protein MKINRITALQLFLALAVAVGFTGCSKRGGGGNTSSATGWKINDKKGGFQHNSKYKQQEAAPGLVEVEGGTFTMGRVQDDVMHDWNNTPTQQHVQSFYMDETEVTNVMYMEYLDWLKRVFPPTEENYKNIYVGALPDTLVWRSALGYNETMTNNYLRHPAYGDYPVVGVNWIQAVEFSKWRTDRVTEGILEKEGYLKRDAKILDATAENTFSTEAYLESPTKAYGGNEEIVLKGPRNKLANKEDAKNVYAQRTSGLIPPEYRLPTEAEWEYAALALVGNREYNMYKGNKKYPWRGQYTRSSRRQQKGDQLANFKQGKGDYGGIAGWSDDNADITAPARSYPPNDFGLYDMAGNVAEWVADVYRPMVDDEGNDFNYYRGNVYMKNKIGDDGRAEIVTAETIEYDTLSNGRIQYRNLPGQIAQTQITKEDTYLRQNYNRSDNRNFRDGDRESTRYFDANSTEEEGENNQKRMYDSPKHLVAKDSVGGMVREYDKKKRTTLINDNVRVYKGGSWRDRAYWLDPAQRRYFPQDMATDYIGFRCAMSKVGPKNSRKKARN from the coding sequence ATGAAAATTAACAGAATCACGGCTTTACAATTGTTTCTTGCACTTGCGGTAGCAGTTGGTTTTACCGGTTGCAGCAAAAGAGGCGGCGGAGGCAATACCTCTAGTGCAACAGGGTGGAAAATTAATGACAAGAAAGGTGGATTCCAGCACAACTCTAAGTATAAGCAGCAGGAAGCTGCCCCGGGGCTTGTTGAAGTGGAAGGCGGAACATTTACTATGGGCAGGGTTCAGGATGATGTTATGCACGACTGGAACAATACCCCTACACAGCAGCACGTACAGTCTTTTTATATGGATGAGACCGAGGTAACCAATGTTATGTACATGGAATACCTTGACTGGCTGAAAAGGGTTTTCCCTCCAACAGAAGAAAACTATAAGAACATATATGTAGGTGCACTGCCAGATACACTTGTATGGAGGAGCGCACTTGGCTATAATGAAACTATGACCAATAACTACCTTAGGCACCCAGCCTATGGCGATTACCCGGTTGTTGGCGTAAACTGGATACAGGCAGTTGAATTCTCTAAATGGAGGACTGACCGTGTTACTGAAGGAATTCTTGAAAAAGAAGGTTACCTTAAAAGGGATGCCAAAATTCTTGATGCAACTGCAGAAAATACTTTCAGCACAGAAGCTTACCTTGAAAGCCCTACAAAAGCATATGGCGGCAATGAAGAAATTGTACTGAAAGGCCCACGCAACAAGCTGGCAAACAAAGAAGACGCTAAAAACGTTTATGCACAAAGGACATCTGGCCTTATACCGCCTGAATACAGGCTTCCTACTGAAGCTGAATGGGAATATGCAGCGCTTGCACTTGTTGGTAACCGTGAGTACAACATGTACAAAGGAAATAAGAAATATCCTTGGAGAGGACAATACACACGTTCATCAAGAAGGCAGCAGAAAGGTGACCAGCTTGCCAACTTTAAGCAAGGTAAAGGTGACTACGGCGGAATTGCCGGATGGAGCGATGACAATGCTGATATCACTGCACCTGCAAGGTCTTACCCACCAAACGACTTCGGCCTTTATGACATGGCCGGCAACGTAGCCGAATGGGTGGCCGACGTATATCGCCCGATGGTAGATGATGAAGGTAACGACTTCAACTACTACAGGGGTAACGTTTACATGAAAAACAAAATTGGTGATGATGGCAGGGCTGAAATTGTTACAGCTGAAACAATTGAATACGATACGCTTAGCAACGGTAGGATACAGTACCGTAACCTTCCTGGCCAGATTGCCCAGACGCAAATTACTAAAGAAGATACATACCTGCGCCAGAACTACAACCGCAGTGATAACCGTAACTTCCGCGATGGTGACAGGGAATCTACACGTTATTTTGATGCTAACTCAACTGAAGAGGAAGGCGAAAATAATCAAAAAAGGATGTATGACTCACCTAAGCACCTTGTAGCAAAAGACTCTGTAGGCGGCATGGTAAGGGAGTATGACAAAAAGAAAAGGACTACGCTTATTAATGACAACGTAAGGGTTTACAAAGGCGGCTCTTGGAGAGACAGGGCTTACTGGCTTGACCCGGCACAAAGGAGGTATTTCCCTCAGGATATGGCAACAGACTATATCGGTTTCCGTTGTGCAATGTCTAAAGTAGGACCTAAAAACAGCAGGAAAAAAGCCCGTAATTAA